In Cryptomeria japonica chromosome 5, Sugi_1.0, whole genome shotgun sequence, the genomic window ATGCATATCTTCTGTCTGTTTCTCAATATCGATTAATGGTTCTCCATCGAGGTTCTTTTCTTCCTCCTGGGGAATTAGGcaaggggatcccctctccccatttttgtttattcttttggcgGAGGTGTTAAGTAGGGCCATTTCTAACGCTACGACATCTAGTTTATGGTCGGGTGTCAAAATTGATGGCCTTCCTTCTTCACAATCCCATTGTTTGTTTGTTGATGATACGCTTCTATTTGGGGCTGCCTCTTTGAGGGAAGCTAGagttataaagaaaattatttCTGATTATGCTGCATTTTTTGGACAGAAGGTTAATAACCAGAAGTCTAAAGTTTTCTTTGTGAATGTCTCTCCTCTAGTTAGAGATAGACTCGTCCGCTTTTGGGGTTTTCAAGTAGGGACTTTTCCTTGCAAGTATTTAGGCATTCCTTTCTTTCTAGGCTCTGAAAATacctccttttgggataaagttgttcaTGAGATCACTTCCAAAATATCCTCCTGGAATCACAAGTGGCTTACGATGGTTGGTAAGATCCTTCTAATTAAATTAGTTTTGAGTTCCATCCCCACATACTTGTTGTATATTATGCAGGCTCCCCCTAAAGTTGTTAAGGACATTAAGATTTCACTTGGatccttcctttggaatgataaTGTGGGAGGTAGAAagaagattcctcttcttggatggGACAAAATTTGTCATCCTAAAGAACTGGGTGGCACAGATATTCATGATTTAGTTGCTCAGAATAAGGCTCTGGGGGTGAAACTGGTGTGGAAGTTATATGTATATCCTTTAAGTAAATGGGCTTCCATCATGcttgctaagtatttaaggggagcCCCTAGAGAAAGGATTTTTACAGCTATGTCTCTTCCAAAGGGTTCAGTATTTTGGAACTTTTTGGTTTCTTGTAGGATGGTTATTTTACCACATTTATCTTGGGttgttcataatgggaagaaggcCTGGTTTTGGGATGAATTCTGGAATGGGTATCCCGCTCTTTCAACTATCAGAGATTGGTCCCCTTTGCCTGACATTTTATCGAATCTTTGGGGgccttttgttgcagattattttgatattgtttCTACAGGTCCATATTTACTGGTTAAATGGAAGAATATTCCTCCCTTGCCTATTGATAACCACCTTAGACTTGCTTTTATGGAAGAACTTCACAAAAGACCTCTTGTCTTTCAAGATAAGGAAGATTCTTTGGTCTGGACTAAGAGTGCTTCAAGTGCGTATTCAGTAAAAGATGGTTATAATTATTTGTCTCAGGCTTCTTCAACCTCTCTCTTTTGGCACACTAAACTATTTTGGCATTTGGCTTGTCTTCCTAAGGTAgggtcttttgcttggttggcagtccagGATAAAGTTCTCACTAGGATGCAattggataggcttgggattacaacaGTATTCCCTTGTGTTTTTTGTGGATATTGTATGGAATCCATGGACCATCTTTTTCTACTTTGTCCTTTTGCTCATGAGTGTTGGTATTGGCTTTTTGACATACTTTGTTGGTCTTCTGCTCTTTGTCCCAATCTATTTTCACACTTCATGGCCTGGCCCTTGTTGTTCTcctcttcattttattcatttctTTGGGTTGTGGCTTCATCACTGGTGATCTAGAATCTCTGGCTTGATAGGAATTCTAGGATCTTTAAACATAAATATGCTACTCTGGTTGATGTGATTGGCAAAATTCAATCCTCCATCTGTGAGGTGGTGCTTTCTTACatccataaaaatttagatcacctcaagtctttttctcattgggataattgggtcactTGGAAATGGGGTTCTCTTCATCTAATGCCTTCTCATGGGGTTATATCAGCTGGTCTATCTTCTCTTGTTAAACGTAAGATGGCCAAATGGAGCCCCCCCCAGTCTAATTTCAAGCTACATttcgatggggcttctaagggaaatCCAAGAAGGTTTGGTATTGGAGTggtcattttttatcattcttctaaGATCATCAAAGCTGTGGGAAAATATATTGGTCAAGGTACTAATAATGTAGCTGAGTTCcaggctttatcctttgggcttgatctcgctatctctttgaatattaaagacattgttattgaaggtgaCTCAATGTTGGTTTTTCAAGCAGTTGTTGCCAAAAAATCTCTCTTGGCATTTATAGTATTTATTAGACCACATTCTTGTGCAATTGAAGTTCTTTTCCACTTTCTCCATCTCTCATTGTTACAGGGAGATCAATGTCATTGCGGATTTTTTGGCTAATAAGGCTATTGCTGAGGGTGATGATTTCTTAGAGGTTCCTCCTTTGGACATACCAGCCTCTTGCATTAATCTTCTTTCTTAGGAGGATTCTATTTAAAAGCCTCCCTCATTTTCCATGTTGGATGTGGTTTTCTTCCATAAGTATCTGCAGTGAGGGTGTTGCTCTT contains:
- the LOC131035195 gene encoding uncharacterized protein LOC131035195, whose protein sequence is MDQGGFVPSRETSEGEIVAYEILHSISQQKVLAMIIKLDIFKAYDHVNWQSLVVVLNRLGFSRCWVKWAFSCISSVCFSISINGSPSRFFSSSWGIRQGDPLSPFLFILLAEVLSRAISNATTSSLWSGVKIDGLPSSQSHCLFVDDTLLFGAASLREARVIKKIISDYAAFFGQKAPPKVVKDIKISLGSFLWNDNVGGRKKIPLLGWDKICHPKELGGTDIHDLVAQNKALGVKLVWKLYVYPLSKWASIMLAKYLRGAPRERIFTAMSLPKGSVFWNFLVSCRMVILPHLSWVVHNGKKAWFWDEFWNGYPALSTIRDWSPLPDILSNLWGPFVADYFDIVSTGPYLLVKWKNIPPLPIDNHLRLAFMEELHKRPLVFQDKEDSLVWTKSASSAYSVKDGSLILGSLMVLSFILFRALDSCVV